The following DNA comes from Sinorhizobium mexicanum.
CTTCGGCGCCGACGGATTCGATGATTTCCTTTTCGCCGTCATGAGTGTCGTCGTCATCATCATCGTCGTCACGGCGACGGCGCGTGTCGACGTCTTCGGAAATCGAATCGGTGTCGACCATGGCGGCCATCTCGCCGCTGCCACCCTCTTCGCCGGCGTCCTGGCTCTCGGCCGCCTCAGAAGCTTCTTCGGCAGCCTTCGCCTTGGTGCGACGGGCGCGCTTCGGCTTTGCCTTCGCCTTCGGCTTCTCGACGACGGCTTCGGCTTCCTCCGGCGCCTCGGAGGTTGCCTCGACAACCTCGGACACTTCGGCAACCTCTGCAACGGTTTCCGGCTCGGCTTCGACCGGTGACGGCTTCTGCTCGGTTGCCGTCTCGACCGGCTCGACATCGTCGTCGCGGCGAGCCTCTTCGGCCTCAGCCTTCAAAAGCGCCTGACGATCGGCGAGGGGGATTTGATAATAGTCCGGATGGATTTCGGCGAAAGCCAGAAACCCGTGGCGGTTGCCGCCGTAGTCAACGAAGGCGGCCTGGAGCGAAGGCTCCACCCTGGTCACTTTGGCCAGGTAAATATTGCCGCGGATCTGCTTCTTATGTTCCGATTCGAAGTCGAATTCTTCTATGCGGTTCCCGCGAACGACAACGACGCGCGTCTCCTCTGCGTGAGACGCATCGATAAGCATTTTCTCTGCCATCTAAGCTGTGCTCCTCGGCGCAACAGTGAAACGGCAAACAGGCCTGCTTCCTTGGGAGGGCTGTCAAACACGTCAAAAGCTGCGCCGGATGTGAAAGGTCCTGTTTGGTGCAGGCGATGGTGCAGCAGCCAGACGACAGCCGGAACGGTGACGTCCCGGGGCCTCTTTACTTCTGACCGATACTGCTGAGTCACATCAAAGACCAAACAAGAATGCCAATGTCCTGGACCTCCAGGGGGAGGCCCGATGAATGCGCCCGCTTGCGGGCATCTGGTGAAAAAACACCGTCAAGAACTCCGGCCACCGCCGGAAATTTGCGATCCAGTATACGGGGAGGAAATGCAGCGACGGCGGATGAATACCTGCGGCCGCGTAAGGTATGATACGTTTGCAACCGGCACTTCCGGCTCGATCATTCCTGGCGCCAAGCTCTGGAAAAGCTCCGGCTGCCCGGCCGACGATTCTATCCCGTCAACACTTTCTCCTTGTGACGCTTTTATGGTTTCTATGTCACATTGGCAAGGGAAAAGCCTTTGCCGCCACAATATTGATCGATTCGCTTGCCCCGGTGAAATTGATCGATAAGGAACGCCTTCGCGCCAGCGAGTCGCGTTGCGCGCGGCCATCAAGAGGATTTTGTCAAGATTTGGTTAACCATGAGGGTTCATTGGTTGAGGGGTTGATGGTTTTGCCGGAAGGCAGGCCGCGTTATCTGAGGAAATTTATGGGGAGCCCGGAGTGATGCCTTCGGCGAAACGTTTGCGATCTGTGACGTTGTGGCGTCGCTCTCTGCGCGCAGTCGCCTTTGCATTTGCTGCGATGACCGCCAGCGCGGCTGACATGCGGGCCGCTGAACCGCTGCTGGTCTTCGGTGCCCGGATCGCTGGCGATGATGCCCGAACGCGCATCGTGGTCGAATTCGACCGCAAGCCGGAATTCTCCATCCATTATGTCGCAAATCCGGTCCGCGTCATCGTCGACCTGCCGGAGACGTCCTTCGGACTGAAGCCGGAGAGCCTCGAACCACGCGGGCTTTTCGACGCCATCCGCTATGGGGGAATGGGGGTCGGCACGTCGCGGCTGGTCTTGTCCGCTAAGGGGCCGGTGGAAGTCAGCCATGCGGAGGTGAAGCCTGAAGAAGACGGCAAGAGCTTTCGGCTCATCCTTGATGCCGAGAAGATCGACCAGGCCCGTTTCGACGAACTTCTCGGCGGCCAGCAATGGACGGGAATGACGCGTGCGGCAAAGACCGATCGGCCGGTTACCGCGGTGAAGGATCCCGGCGCCTTTGTCATTGCCGTCGATGCCGGCCATGGTGGCATCGATACGGGCGCAATCGGCAACGTCACGAAGACTGAGGAAAAGCATGTGACGCTCGCCTTCGCGGAGGAACTGGTCGCGACGCTGAAGCGCGAGGCCGGTATCGAGGCATTCCTGACCCGCGACCAGGACGAGTTTCTGTCGCTGCCGCAGCGTGTGCAGATCGCACGGCAGAAAGGCGCCAACCTGTTCATCTCCGTGCACGCCGACACGCTGAAACAGAAGGATATTCGCGGCGCCACGGTCTATACCATCTCCGACAAGGCATCCGATCATCTCGCAGCCAGTTTGGCCGAGCGCGAAAACCTGTCCGACGAGATCGCCGGCGTACCGCTGCAAAGCGAACCGGCGGAAGTGGCGGACATCCTGATCGATCTCACGCGACGCGAAACCCAGGCCTTCTCGGTGAATCTCGCGCGCACCGTCGTTTCGTCATTCGAGGGGCAGATCAAGCTGATCAACAATCCCCATCGTCACGCGGGTTTCCGTGTCCTGCAGGCGCCGGACGTGCCGTCCATCCTGCTCGAGCTCGGCTTCCTTTCGAATAAGGACGATGAGAAGCAACTGCTCGATCCGGAATGGCGCAAGAAGGTGTCGGCTCTGCTTGCGGTGGCCGTTCGACGCTATCGCGAGACGGCGGTCGCGAACGGCGGCTAGTTAATTCCGGGTTCCGCACAATCGGCGGGAGCCCCCGCGGCGTATGGGAAGTGATTTGTGTCGCCCGGGTAACAGCGATATGCTTTTCAACAGGATGCGCACGGGATAATCGGAAACCAGCCCTATTTTACTCACATTCCGGGCACTTAGGAAAAAGGTGCCCGGATTTGTTGGGGAACAGTGTTGATGCTTGACCTTCCTCGCCATATGAGGGAGCGACAGAAACGCGTAGCCGCAATACCAGACGATTTCTGACGAAGAGTTTTGGCGGGGTCGATTTCGTTTGCGAGAACACGAGGTCTTCGGGCCTTCGCATCATCCGACGACGACCTGGCAATGGGACGATAATTAGGTACCGGTATCTGACTGATGATCAGACTGATTGGATATTTTTTCGGCATTGGTGCGTTTCTGCTGCTTGGCGTTGCTGCGGCCGTCGCGATCTACCTTGGCGCCATCACCAGGGATCTGCCGGACTACGAGGTATTGGCGAAGTACGCGCCGCCGGTAACCACGCGCTTCCACGCCGGCAATGGCGCTTTGATGGCCGAATATGCCCGCGAGCGGCGCCTCTATCTGCCGATCCAGGCGATTCCGGACCGCGTCAAGGCGGCCTTCATTTCCGCCGAAGACAAGAATTTCTACCAGCATCCCGGTGTTGACATCACCGGTCTTTTCCGCGCCATCGCCGTCAACGTGCAGAACTTCGGCTCCGGCCGGCGCCCGGTCGGCGCTTCGACGATCACCCAGCAGGTCGCGAAGAACTTCCTGCTGACCTCCGACCAGACCATCGATCGCAAGATCAAGGAAGCGATCCTCTCCTTCCGCATCGAGCAGGCGTACAGCAAGGATCGAATCCTCGAGCTCTATCTCAACGAGATCTTCTTCGGCCTGAACTCCTACGGGATTGCCGGCGCCGCGCTGACCTATTTCGACAAGTCGGTGACCGAGTTGACCGTCGCCGAAACTGCCTATCTCGCTGCATTGCCGAAGGGGCCGGCCAACTATCATCCCTTCCGCAAGACGGAAGCCGCGATCGAGCGCCGGAACTGGGTGATCGACCGGATGGTGGAAAACGGCTACGTGACCAAGGCGGATGGCGAAGATTCGAAGAAGCAGCCGCTTGGGGTCACCCCGCGTCGCGGTGGCGCTCACCTGTTCGCATCCGACTTCTTCGCTGAGGAAGTGCGCCGCCAGATCATCCAGAAGTATGGCGACAACGCTCTTTACGAGGGCGGTCTTTCGGTGCGCACGTCGCTTGATCCGCATCTGCAGATCGTGGCGCGCAAGGCGCTGCAGGACGGGCTCTTGAACTACGATGAACGCCGCGGTTTCCATGGCCCGGTCAAGACCATCGAGATCGGCGGCGACTGGGGCGAACCGCTGGGCAAGATAGTGGCACTCAGCGATGTGCCGGAATGGAAGCTGGCGGTTGTCCTTTCGGTCGATACGGAAGGCGCAGAGATCGGCATCCAGCCGGAGAAGGAAGCATCCGGCAAGATCGTTCCGGAGCGGGCGACCGGGCACATCTCGGCAAAGAATATGCAGTGGGCCTACCGTTCCGCCGGTGGCCAGCGCAAGACAGCCAAGTCGCCGGAAGGCGTGCTCGGCCCGGGTGATGTCGTCTATGTAGAACCAATCGGCCAGGAAGGCGAATATCGGCTGCGCCAGCCGCCGAAGGTGCAGGGCGGGCTGGTTGCGATGGATCCGCATACCGGCCGCGTGCTGGCGATGGTCGGCGGTTTCTCCTACGGCCAGTCCGAGTTCAACCGCGCGACGCAAGCGATGCGCCAGCCCGGTTCGTCGTTCAAGCCCTTCGTCTACGCGGCCGCGCTCGACAACGGCTATACGCCGGCCTCGGTCATCCTCGATGCGCCCATCGAGATCGTTGCCGGCGGCCAGGTCTGGCGCCCTGAAAACTACGGCGGCGGCTCTGCCGGTCCTTCGACCCTGCGTCTCGGCATCGAGAAGTCGCGCAACCTGATGACCGTGCGCCTTGCCAACGACATGGGCATGAACATCGTTGCCGAATATGCCGAACGTTTCGGAATTTATGACAAGATGGCGCCGCTGCTTTCGATGTCGCTTGGCTCGGGCGAGACCACAGTGCTGCGGCTGGTTTCGGCCTATGCGGTCATCGCCAATGGCGGCAAGCAGATCAAGCCGTCACTGATCGACCGGATCCAGGACCGTTATGGCAAGACCATCTTCCGCCACGAGGATCGGACTTGTGACAACTGCAACGCCGACGACTGGGACAGTCAGGAAGAGCCGGTGCTGACGGACAACCGCGAGCAGGTCCTCGATCCGATGACGTCCTATCAGATCACATCGATGATGGAAGGCGTCATCGCGCGCGGCACTGCAGCTGGCAAGATCAAGCTCGATCGTCCGATTGCCGGCAAGACCGGCACGACCAACGACGAGAAGGATGCCTGGTTCGTGGGTTTTACGCCCGATCTGGTGGCCGGCCTCTATCTCGGTTTCGATGACCCGGCGCCGCTCGGTCGCGGGGCGACCGGGGGCAGTCTTTCGGCGCCGATCTTCAACGCCTTCATCCAGGAGGCGGTCAAGGGCACGCGTCCCAGCAAGTTCGTGGTGCCGGAAGGCATGAGCCTCATTCCTGTCAACCGAAAGACAGGCATGGCCGCTGTCGAAGGCGAGCCGGATACGATCATCGAAGCCTTCAAGCCGGGCACTGGCCCTGCCGATTCCTTCTCGGTCATCGGCGGTCTCGACCAATATGTGCCGCCGGAGGAGATCCTGAGGAACTCGCCGCAGGCCAACCAGGCGGTGACCTCCGGTTCGAACGGCCTGTTCTGACCCTTTCCTTCCGATGCATGTGGCCCAAAAGCGTGCAGCGGTTTTGGGATAACGACATGCACAGACAAGATGCGCCGCCCGTCGCCTTTACATCGGCGGCGGGCGTCGCTATTTGACCCTCACGTTTTTTACGGGTTCACAAGAAGCAGGATCATGCGAAGCGAAATCGAGAATATTGTCGACGAAATCAAGCAGGCCATAAGCCTGCTGAGGAGGCATCTTTGACTGGGATCAGGCGGTAAGACGACTGGACTGGTTGAACAACAAGGCGGAGGATCCGTCGCTCTGGAACG
Coding sequences within:
- a CDS encoding N-acetylmuramoyl-L-alanine amidase: MTASAADMRAAEPLLVFGARIAGDDARTRIVVEFDRKPEFSIHYVANPVRVIVDLPETSFGLKPESLEPRGLFDAIRYGGMGVGTSRLVLSAKGPVEVSHAEVKPEEDGKSFRLILDAEKIDQARFDELLGGQQWTGMTRAAKTDRPVTAVKDPGAFVIAVDAGHGGIDTGAIGNVTKTEEKHVTLAFAEELVATLKREAGIEAFLTRDQDEFLSLPQRVQIARQKGANLFISVHADTLKQKDIRGATVYTISDKASDHLAASLAERENLSDEIAGVPLQSEPAEVADILIDLTRRETQAFSVNLARTVVSSFEGQIKLINNPHRHAGFRVLQAPDVPSILLELGFLSNKDDEKQLLDPEWRKKVSALLAVAVRRYRETAVANGG
- a CDS encoding penicillin-binding protein 1A, with amino-acid sequence MIRLIGYFFGIGAFLLLGVAAAVAIYLGAITRDLPDYEVLAKYAPPVTTRFHAGNGALMAEYARERRLYLPIQAIPDRVKAAFISAEDKNFYQHPGVDITGLFRAIAVNVQNFGSGRRPVGASTITQQVAKNFLLTSDQTIDRKIKEAILSFRIEQAYSKDRILELYLNEIFFGLNSYGIAGAALTYFDKSVTELTVAETAYLAALPKGPANYHPFRKTEAAIERRNWVIDRMVENGYVTKADGEDSKKQPLGVTPRRGGAHLFASDFFAEEVRRQIIQKYGDNALYEGGLSVRTSLDPHLQIVARKALQDGLLNYDERRGFHGPVKTIEIGGDWGEPLGKIVALSDVPEWKLAVVLSVDTEGAEIGIQPEKEASGKIVPERATGHISAKNMQWAYRSAGGQRKTAKSPEGVLGPGDVVYVEPIGQEGEYRLRQPPKVQGGLVAMDPHTGRVLAMVGGFSYGQSEFNRATQAMRQPGSSFKPFVYAAALDNGYTPASVILDAPIEIVAGGQVWRPENYGGGSAGPSTLRLGIEKSRNLMTVRLANDMGMNIVAEYAERFGIYDKMAPLLSMSLGSGETTVLRLVSAYAVIANGGKQIKPSLIDRIQDRYGKTIFRHEDRTCDNCNADDWDSQEEPVLTDNREQVLDPMTSYQITSMMEGVIARGTAAGKIKLDRPIAGKTGTTNDEKDAWFVGFTPDLVAGLYLGFDDPAPLGRGATGGSLSAPIFNAFIQEAVKGTRPSKFVVPEGMSLIPVNRKTGMAAVEGEPDTIIEAFKPGTGPADSFSVIGGLDQYVPPEEILRNSPQANQAVTSGSNGLF